The proteins below come from a single Benincasa hispida cultivar B227 chromosome 4, ASM972705v1, whole genome shotgun sequence genomic window:
- the LOC120075614 gene encoding protein SYM1-like translates to MNSLRRRCSWLLLPIVANRNISTKASVSANKIQWRAYFSFGSSPMRFTIRESKISCPSTRHRFSSSPSSKSGIGFVGWYMRKLDTRPFITKSITSSLIYAAADLTSQMITLPSPGSFDLIRTTRMAAYGLLILGPSQHLWFNFMSRISPSRDLLSTFKKIFLGQAVFGPTITSIFFSYNASLQGESGSEIAARLNRDLLPTLLNGLLFWPVCDFLTYKFVPVHLQPLTNSSFAYIWTIYLTYMASLKGVDIN, encoded by the exons ATGAATAGCTTGCGTCGACGTTGCAGCTGGCTTCTGCTGCCGATCGTTGCCAATAGAAATATAAGCACCAAAGCTTCTGTATCTGCTAATAAGATTCAATGGAGGGCGTATTTCAGCTTCGGTTCATCTCCAATGAGATTCACAATCAGAGAAAGCAAAATTTCTTGCCCATCTACTCGGCATCGATTCTCTTCCTCGCCTTCATCGAAATCAGGGATTGGATTTGTTGGATGGTACATGAGGAAACTCGACACTCGCCCGTTTATCACTAAAAGTATCACTTCTTCGTTGATTTATGCGGCTGCTGACCTCACCTCTCAG ATGATTACATTGCCATCTCCTGGCTCTTTTGACTTAATAAGGACAACACGGATGGCTGCTTATGGATTGTTGATATTGGGGCCATCCCAACATTTGtggtttaattttatgtctaggATCTCACCATCGCGAGATTTGTTGTCAACTTTCAAGAAGATTTTTCTGGGCCAGGCTGTGTTTGGACCTACTATTACCTCTATTTTCTTCTCCTATAATGCTTCTTTGCAAG GTGAAAGTGGCAGTGAGATTGCTGCTAGATTAAATCGCGATTTACTTCCAACATTGTTAAATGGACTCTTGTTTTGGCCAGTGTGCGATTTTCTCACGTACAAATTTGTCCCCGTTCATCTACAG CCATTGACAAACAGTTCGTTTGCATATATATGGACCATTTATCTGACATACATGGCAAGCTTGAAAGGAGTTGATATCAATTGA